A window of the Lolium perenne isolate Kyuss_39 chromosome 7, Kyuss_2.0, whole genome shotgun sequence genome harbors these coding sequences:
- the LOC127313242 gene encoding uncharacterized protein has product MAVHGGIAMAATAPRVPPAASMATRRPWSAASRTTPMRRIRIIPSRLLVVASAQSNFSKAVQTAWRVGKDAVDTGSSLVPSSVPRPVARIGVTFLAVSVGLFLLKSVISTALFVLAMMGLIYFAFLAMNAKEGSRSVDEGDNLSDDPAEEARRIMEKYK; this is encoded by the exons ATGGCCGTCCATGGCGGTATAGCTATGGCTGCTACCGCCCCACGGGTTCCTCCGGCGGCCTCCATGGCTACTCGCCGGCCTTGGTCAGCCGCTTCCCGTACCACGCCCATGCGTCGGATACGCATCATCCCCTCGCGCCTCCTCGTCGTCGCCTCCGCGCAGTCCAACTTCTCCAAAG CTGTTCAGACAGCATGGAGGGTTGGCAAGGATGCCGTTGACACTGGAAGTTCTCTTGTCCCA AGTTCAGTTCCACGGCCAGTTGCTAGGATAGGCGTTACATTCCTGGCGGTGTCGGTCGGCCTTTTTCTTCTCAAGTCCGTTATCTCCACTGCATTGTTTGTGCTG GCGATGATGGGGCTTATATATTTCGCCTTCCTGGCAATGAACGCAAAAGAGGGATCTAGGAGTGTGGACGAAGGGGACAATCTATCGGACGACCCTGCCGAAGAAGCCCGACGTATAATGGAGAAATACAAGTGA